Genomic DNA from Prunus persica cultivar Lovell chromosome G1, Prunus_persica_NCBIv2, whole genome shotgun sequence:
GACTACGATCTTTTGCAGGGATGCCACTGTGGTAACTCTGAATAGCATTTTACAATGTGGTCAGATGTTACCATTCCTCACCAAGAGTTACATACAAGTTATAATTCATGCAACTATGAAATATGGAAAACTGACCTTTGCAGAAATATTATTATCGCATAAGTATCGGCTTATCATTTCAGTTTCAAACTGCAAAATTAGAATGCAAGGAATATTTTCCACTCAGTGTCAAGAACGTAGGACTATATTCATCCACACTAAATGAGTATTAAGAAAGAATGTGTATTCATTGAAAAAAGTGATAGTGATCCTCAGCCGCCAGTAGTTTAACAGTATTCTAATCCCGCCACAACATATTTTGGGGCACATAGCATGACAATCTGAAGTTTGAGCATTCCCTCATACAAGAAAGAGGGACAATTTTACAGAACTACTTAATCTTGTTGAAAATGGTATCTTTGAAAACGCCTTAAGACTACCCAATATACAGTGTTTTAAAACATCTCAACAAAACACTGACATTTGAATGACACTGTGTGTACCTGAAACTTGCAGTAGATAATGATGCTCTGAACATCCGTGAATGAAGTAGACTTGATCAACATCAGCAGATCTTTCATTCTATTTATTCATAACAAATTTAGTTAATCGTGTAAGAAAACTGATAAAACAAAGGGGAAGTAAGGAGTACTCAGACTTACCTATTTCTGCTCAATGACACTGAAAGTTGTAAATTATCCCTCAGTATGGCTTTTTGAATGAGATTGGTTGGAGGAATCTCTAAAGCTGACATCACAGAACCCAAAGTCATGGCTGTGGCAGTAGCTGTCATTGCAAGAATGCAGTTGACATTGAGCTTGGCACGAAGCAAAGATGCTCTGAGCCTCATAAATGAGGGACGGAAATTATGTGACCTGGAAAAACCTTCAAAATTTAGTATTTAAGGGGAATCACATGTAATAAGATATGAAATTGAGCTGGAAGGGTGAGGAGTAATTACCAAACTACAAAAAACATGTATTAAGACAACTAAAATCAAGAAGACAACAATTTGTGCAACCATCAATATTCACTCACCATTCAGAAATGCAATGAGCTTCATCCACCACAACAAGAGATATAACTGTGGTGGCGGAAAATATGGATAGAAATTCTGCATTCAAAAACCTCTCTGGCGAAACTAAAAGCACCTGCAGTACAACACATCAAACCTTAGCTCTCCGGAAACAGTCCAAATAGAAATAACTTGTACACTTTATGAGCACTAAAGTAAAACACATTCTGTATCCATGAAAGACAAATGTAACAACAAAACATTTAAGCATGCATATGATTATGACAATTAATCAGTAATGCAGACAAATTACTCTTACAAAGGTTGATACACCAACCTTTATGGCCCCTTGTTGAAGCAGCCTAATTGTCTCGGAGGCTTCTTCAGGTCTCTACGAAAACAAAGAGAATCAAATTACACACATATTTGCATTTGggcaatgagagagagagcatgacATACCTGACTGCTACTCAAAAGACCACCACGAATCATATGAGGCAACTGCTTCAGCTGGTCAATCATCAATGCAATCAATGGACTAACAACCAAAGTAACCCCAGGTAAAATTATGGAGGGCAACTGATAACACAACGATTTGCCAGCACCCGTAGGCAAAACAAGCATTGTCGACTTTCCTTCAAGCACCATCTTGATCGCCTCCAACTGCCCATCTCGGAATGAATCGTACCCATAAGTTAGAGTCAACAATTTCACCAAGTTCTCATCCGACGGCTCATGTCGAGCCGCCAAAACCGCCTCTTCAAACAATTCGGAATCAAATTTCGGTCTTTTACTGTCCTGCTTCCGATTCTGTTGTTGTACAATAGCATCTGTAACCAACTCATCTTCTTCACCAACAGTCTCACCCTCATTTTCACCTTGTGATTTCAATTTCCTTTTGCCCTTTCTATAAAATTTTCGCCGACCTGATGAACTGCTATTTCCTCTTCTGTTCACAAATTTGCGTTTCCTGCGATTCAGGTTGAGCTTGACGAAGTTCCCCTCAGCCCCACTTTTTCGGAACTTTACAGGCACCGAAGGCACATTGCCTCCGACCAAATCGAAACGTTTCTTTACAGCTATGGCTGAAACTCCAGACCCGCTAGCCACTTCACGCTTGGGCTCTGGTGGTACCCAATCGGGCACAGAAGAATCAGAcccaccattctctgccttcgGCTGAGACTTTGACGccgaagaagaagacgacggCTCGTCGACTTCGAAAGAATCGAAATTGATGGTGGTTCGTCGAATTTTCGAGAACGACGGTGACTTGTAGAAGTGTCGGCCCTGCGGGGCGAGAAGGGTATCGCCGGAATCAACGGCGGGAATCGCACGGGATGGATCGGACGGCCAGCGGCATATCTGGTAAGGTAAAATAGGGGAGAGAAGGGGAGATGGATCGGGTGGTGGGTCGGGTCGGGCGGGCTCGGAAGAGGGATTTTTGGGTTCGGAAATGGGGTTGGATTTGGACGAGGCTCTGAATCTAAGTATGGATTTGTGGGAGGGTAGAAGGGCAGGCTTTGGCTTTGGTTTTAACTTTGGCTCCAAAGGCTTTGGCTGTGGCTGTGGTGGTGGTCGAGGTGGTCGTTGCCGTGAGAGTTTAGTGTTCCTTGGCGGAGTGGCGGAGATGTGAGAGCCATCTGAGTCTGAACTGGATTCCATGGTAGATTGGTTGAAGAAATCGATTTAAGTTTCACGTCCTGTCCCTTATCTATGTTTATGGGTTTCCCGCCATTTTGTGGAACTTTTCTTTCCCGCCCTGTTTTGAGCTCTTCTCATTTTATGTAATTTTAGGACCTATTTTTTTGAGATACTTTTGTCCATTTTACTTGAGGGGAGTTTCATTCCATTGGGTACGTATAGAAATTGAACATTTTGTTTACCAaaaggggaaagaaaaaaatggaatatttattttacatgtAAGTGTactattataaaaaataaaaaaaattaaataataagtagacttttctctctctttgttttgagtataagtgatagtctaaaccaTAGGAGAGCggaatttctcacacacatacacaactAAGATGTCATGGGAGTTCAAACATAACACAATTTGTTTGCAACTCAAGGCGACGCACCTTTCTTCTAGTACACTAGTAGACCCAATTTTTAATGGGCTTGGTTTCTTGCTTAATCCAAGCatggtaatttatttattttttaattcaagtaATATTAGAAGACATAAAGAGAAAATCAAACACGGTCATATAATATAAGTAAATTCTTTTAATCACTTAAAAGCTAAATGAGAGAATCTCTCTTGACCACTTATTACGAGACAAGGCCTTGGATTAGAAACCAACATACTCTCTATCCCTGCTCCAATAAACTATGGAAAAAAATCGAGGTATATTTTTGAAACAATCATAATGAATATGAATCGGGTTCTCGTACACACACTTCCCCTAATGGAGGAATTGAACCACATCGGAATCGGAATCACTGATTCAATAACAAGAGAATGTGGGAAGTGGAGGCAAACACAAACCCCTCCAATGCCTCTCACCATTATCAGCCCAATGACACGGGAGAACTTTACAATTACGTCATCAAAACACCGTGGATTCTTACAAATATATTGCAACCAACCAACAGAAACAATTGCCAACTACCCCAAACAGCCCCTTCAAACATAAAACCCTTAAAATACAAGAACTCAGGACCATCTCCTCCTTAGAGGCCGAACTGAACCACGGAAGGAAGGGGGTGGTCAAAATGCACGTCGGCCACTTTAAGCAGGATTTCAATGAATACTTTTCACATTATAGTGCAGTTGCACTTGGATTCCAGCTTCGGAGGCTTCATGCCGTCTACCTTGTTAGGAAGCCCTACATTGCGTTGCATAGACTCATCAACATTCTCATCGTTCTCTGTCTTACTAACAGGGGGTTCGGCATCTGTTTCTACCCACTTTTGCCTGCTCTTTCGAGGTTTTGAAGTACGTCGAGCAACAGTTCTGCCACGTGGTTCCTTTCTCTCAGGATTGGACTTCCCCAATACTGTAACTGTAGGCTGCAAACCTTCTAAGGGGACTGGGCTTTCCTTTTCCATTGCTATGGCTGCGGCCTCGTAGGCCAGATCATGGACAAGGGAGCTGCAGAAGAGTATTGTATCTGTTGCCTCTTCTAGTGTCAggctttttgtctttcttcgACCTCGACACTCAACCATTACTGTTGATTCCTCttctaaaaaaaacagagatcTTGTCAGCTAATCACTCTAATTCCATCTCAAAACTGAGAATTAGCACAATACAAACATGAGAGAAACATAATGAATAATGGAGTATAAGGTGGTCAGGATATCATGCTTCTTTCAACAACTGGAAAAGATGAGGGTCAGATAGCATGAGGGACAGCAAAATAGTCATAGAATATTACTAAATCATGAAATCCACGTGATACTCATcctcaccaaaaaaaaaaacaaaaaaaaaaacaaaaaagaagagtttGTCGAACTCTTAACtagcaaaaataaataaatcaatgcAAATCATAAATCATACCTAGGATGCCATATGCATTAGTAGTGTTGTTGGTCTCTGGAACAGAAGATGTCAGATCACTGTCAGAAGGAATTGGAACTGAAGGCTCCTGAAATTCCTCCAAGGTGCTCCTTGATTCAAGGGAAGCATCATCGTTGAGTGAACAAAGGTAAGTCTGATGACATTTTTCAGTTTCTATTTCTGATACTGATACTGTAACCAACGAGCTGTGAGTAGCAATCTCTTCAACATCCAGTCCGTCAAGAGTACTGTTGAAATTGGTGTTTTCCTCCTCAAATGATGGCTCTGGAGTTACAACTTCTACATCTGTGGAACTCCTTGCATTGTTCTGCAATTCTTCACCGTGCGCATTTGAAGCACCATTTTCacaaattggaaattttgCTACCCAATTGTCTTCTAATGGAGAGCTAACTGCATGGCTCGACAACTCTGAGTTAGAAGTATCAACTCTTCTACTGCTAGAATTGAACTCTGTATCATCTTCCTCAACAACAGTTGTCCTGGTAGAAGTAGTAGTAGCATCTGCGTCTGTACATTCTGAAGCTAGCAAGCGTTCTTGCGATGTTATGTGAGTCACCTCTGCAACATCACATTCCAAAATTCCCCCAGCAacctcaatatcatcatcatgtGTGTTTGATGAAAGACCTAGCGCTTGGTGAGCATGGTTTGAATCTCCACAGGAATTTGATGCAATGCTTTGGGGTTTTATATTTGTGTCATGTCTGTGATTCTCCATGTCTGACTTCTTGCCACTCAACTGTCGCTGCACACGAATCTCAGTTTGTCTAGCTGAACCGAAATCAACTGAAGATGATGCAGAGAAACTACCATGGCCAATGGAGCTTCTCATACTGTTTGAACTATCTCTAGCATATGACACATCCTCATAAGGTATGGTAGTGGCTGTGAAAGTCCTGCCCTGAACAACTGCCCCTTTGCTACTGCTTGTCCTCTTCAGAAGTATAGAAATGCCTGCACCTTCTGAAATTTCAACCCTCATATTTCGATAGTTGTTAGAATGATGCAAATTCTGACCCCCAATGTCACTATTAGGTAGCCCACAACCAACAGTCTGTGAGTCCACCTCTTGCTGGTTGGCTAGCCCATCCTCAACTCCCTCCACCACTGGTCTTACAAGAGATTTTTCCTGTAAACAATTAGGGAATTTCTCACTGCAGATAGTTTGGCCTGGATCAACATTTTCTTCACCCTGGGAGCTCTGTGGTTTCCCCAAATCAGAAACTTGTGGAGATCCAGGCACAACCATCATGGTTTCCATTGCATCCAAaagcttttcttcttccaaaatttttacagacaaaggTGTGGAGTTTTCAGGAACTACAGTTATCTCCGGAATAAGGACACTCAGAAGTTTATCTTTCCTACTGCACTCTGGACAAAATCTAATGTTCCTTTCCACCTGATCCGAAACATAAAATCTGTGACCACATTTAGGACAAGGTTCCGTGTCGAGACTAtcaatttctgaaaaatcaCCCTTAACATGAGAATCTTCTGAGGTTGGACTGACATCCATGATGACATTGGGGCGACCATAATCTTCAGAGTGAGCAGCTCCACCCTCCACTGCAGTGCCTCTATTGAAGTCACCCTGATGAAGGTCATGTGGCCCATCATGGATATCATGCCTGGTCTCTTCATTTACTGCATCCATCTTATCAAAGCCAAATACCTCTTCATGAACATCAGAGTATGGCACTTTCTCAGATTCACTGGCCACATCATCCTGGTTGTGATCACTCCCTTCGGTATCAGGTGCAACACTAGTACCTAGATCAGAACTTGCATTGCTGCTAGTTGTGACTGAGGAGTTCCTGGAAATCAGAGGACGATGCACAGAACTTGCTTTTCCAACATAGAAGGTGCTACTGGGAACACTAGATAAGAGTGGCCTAAACATCTGAGGACTTTTACGGTGATCCTGCACAGACATTGGAAGGCATTAATTCTATGAAATGTGAAAACCCATAACGAATGAACAGAGAAATCATAATGAGGGAAGTGCACAATGTAACATATTTAATAATTATAGGATTTCAATGCTCtacatttcattgaaaaacaCTAAACCATAATGAATACCTAATAAATATATGAAGAGAGAAGGAACTTATAATAATTCAGTACACTTCCTgtttttggcattttttataatttcagttAGACCCAATGTGATTGTCATTACTTGAAATAGGAAAGAAACACACACCACAAAGACAGTGAATTGCACAAGCAAGAGAATACATTTGCAGAcaacaattttgaaaatccTAAATAATTAAAGGGCTAAgttattataaattaatttcctCTCATTAGATGACAAAAGAAATATCTTATCATAAAGGATCAATTAAATGCACTAGATCATTAAGTACCATTTGTCGAAGAGCAGAATCAAAGGATCTTTTTGGAGCGGAAGATGAGGACACCGTTTTGGCTGGCCTTTTTGAGAAGGCAACAGCTCTGTTGTTTGAGAAAGCAGCAACTCTTCTTGAAGTTGATCGGTCTAAACTACCCACAGGAAGAGATTGCAGAGAGTctacatcatcatcaccagAAGATGCTATAGAACATTTGCTGTGAGAACTAAATGGATCTCGATCATGACTATGAGATGAACTAACACTTCTAGAAGCAGTTGGAGACATTGATTGTCTTCTGTAGTTGGAGGAATGGTCCCTACCATTTCTAGATGCTGGTGAGGAACCCCTCACATATGTTGCAGGTCGATCAGCAAGAGAAGTACGAAGGTTGGGAGGTGCATCAGAGGAGAAGCCTGGAATATTTGTTTGCCATGCTCTTATTTTTGGTGAAGCAGAGTTCCCTCGACTTGTCTTTACCGGAGAAGTTCCTCTTATCCCCGGTGAGGCCACAGTACTACTGGACCCAGTGCTCATTCTCCGTGGTGTGGGGGTAGAAGACCTCGGAGCAGGTGTTGGGGATTTACTTGGGGGAGTGGATGGTCTCTGTGATGGAGTAGATGGTCTCCGTGATGGAGTAGCAGGCCGTAGACTTGGGGTTGGACTGGAATGACGTACAGGTGACGGCCTTCCCCTTGACTGAAATGAACTATTCCCAGAACGAGGAGATGGGCTTAAGCGATTAGGACTAGCACTACCCCTGCTGCTTCGGTAACTCTTCTCCATCTGCAAATGAAGCAAGTATGATGTAGAGTATAAGGAAAATTATGATCTCAGCATAATCTTTTAAGGAAATATTTCAGAAACCAAGCATAATCAAATCCCATAAAAGTGATTTGACTCCCTACCGTGGATGATCTTGATATAGTAATAGGTTGACTTCGAGGTCTGCCCCTCTGTGGTGCATTAACTGGTGGCGGCTCATTATCcaaggaaggaaaaagagggGTGTCGGGAGGCGTTAATAACCTTTGACATATAAACACCAGATCATTCCATCAATAAAAAGGGACAAACAGGGCGGACACTGAAAAGTATcatgaaaagaacaaaatgcaatgcatttctCATAACATAATGACCGCTCAGTTTTTGCTCTGTGAATAAATGGACAATTTCAGGCAATGACATTTTGCAGCTTTTGGACAGAAAAGCTTTAAATTCTCagataaatcaaaatatacattaaatagaaaaaccctCTTAGAGATGATTTTGGCACTCAGAAAATCACTTCCCACACTCCTCTATTATCTCGCATGTGAGGAGTGCATACTGTTATTTAAAATTGtttgtcatccaaaaaaaacataaaaacttCTGCTTTCtttgtcatccaaaaaagtaAATTATTGTGGTCTACGTAACATAACAATTCCCAGTTTCACGGGCAAGACACTTGTCTTACAACCTTGGTTTTGGTGAATcatgattttaaaatttaaaacacatACCCTTTCAAATTGTAAAACACATGAAAATTGTTCCTAGATGCAATTTAATCATGTTTTTGGTTCTTCAGAATGCAAAGCACATCATAAAATTAGTAATACAGCAACGATAACTTAAGaaatcagaaaaaagaaaaagtataaTTCACCAGTCATAGTCATTTTTCTCCCCCTCCACATTAAGCAGGTCACTACTCTCTCCACGAGTAGGAATGGCAATTCCGAGCTTCAAATCCGAAAATTGCCTCAATTTTGTAGCtgtaatattgaaaatatacAAGAAGCCCTGTCAGTCAGAGACAAAATCCTGAACTCTCCAACTCCTataaaatcataaataaatgTCATCTTACAAAATGTGTCTTCGAGATCATCCGACGACTGAAGCAAGAAATCCTCTTTTTCTCGCGTCTGCATTTCGTTGAATAAGGCAAGatcttcatctttctctttcaaaaaaattccacTCTCAAAACTGCGACCTCGTCTGTGATGGTTCCCTCTCGGCTCTCGTCCGGGAGAGCATCTCATTGCGGGTGAAGGAGGCATCTCTCACCACCAAAAGCTACAAACTCAAAACAGCCAGCCCAAACTTTCCATACAACGCAAATTGAAGCAATAGCCCATCATATAcatctagctagctagctactactcacaatgaaaataaattatgcCCACAATCACTTTCCCAGTTTCACTTCAGAAACCAAACTCCTTTCTGATTCGCGTCTAAGCGAATTGCTTCaaattaattgaatttcaacCCCAGCGACTTAATACCAATGGGAAGCATACATGGTATAGTAAGCCCAAGTCAACTCAAAGCCGAAATCTTTTGTTAAATGcataaaaaattgcaaaaattaATGTAGCAACTGAAACAACCGTACCATTCGCAATGCAGAGGCTCAACGTCCACGTATGTAATCTAATCAAATAAAGATCTTCATCGTGCAGCACAACCCCGAAACCCTAGATGCTACCACTTGAAGACACCAAAGCAGAGACGGCGCCACAagagcaaaacaaaacctaatTCAACTCCAATTCAGTCCCCACTGGCCACTCTAAACCTCCATTGAAGTCGAAATTACAACCAAAAATCACCATTTCGGCGAAAGTAGTTGCAGTCCGCTTGGCTCACAGAGACAAAAATGGCTTCAACAAAACCCAGTGTATGAGCAGCAACTGCGATCCCGAAAACTCAGAAGCTGAACCACAGGAGCTCGAAGATTCCAATCGCAACGCGACGAATGTTGTATCAGACAGTCGGATCTAAAGCATTAATTGCTTTGTCTGGGTGTACGGATCGGAAGCTAAAGCGGTAGTGGATCGGTGTGAAAGAAGCGACAATTTTCTAgcattctctctcctccgagAAAATTTGATGCGGAGAGAAAGTGAAATTGGGGAGTTTAAACTGGCTTTTGTTGTCGTCTAGATTTGCTTCTTTCCTCCACAacaagctttcattttctttgcttCTCAGTTTCTCTTTGCTCATCAaatatttcctttcctttcttttcttttcttttttttcctgtttttctttctgtcaATTGcacttttctcttcttcttaatttttacGACCGTGCCACTGCCGTTATAGTAAGTATTGTCTACTTATCTTAACCTCtccttttcattcttttgtttttcatgtaTTTATAAGAACACTCGTTTCATAtggattttgtatttttatttctctacttaaaaatagaaataaattagaataaagGTTATAAAGGTGATGGCAAATAATGCAAATGATTTATAAAATAACTTAAATAgtcagatttttttaattatatttatttagtttttaaaaaatataatgaaaatcgtatcaaacaaaaattaataattactaTTTTCGGgagtttaaatattttttttctttctaacaaagtaatattctaaattaatatttatataggATGATGAGAATCGAACTCAGATGCAAAATGTAGTATTTTAAATTACTCCAATTACTATATTTTGGTGATTTAGAATATCATAATTCACAtgataaaaacttaaaatatataaactttatttttacaaaacgATATTCTAAACTATTCTCATATACAGGGAAAGGGATAGAATAATTGTAGGGGTGTGGGTTGGatcattttttataatttttagtaAATTGGTTACCATCAAATTTATGAAGATTTCTCATATTTATCTgatggatatgtttaaacgaaaaatataaataatattccaTGCGAAATTAAAGATTAATTGGATTGGCTATTAGTTTCTTTATTGGTGGGATGTTTCTTTTCCAGTGTAGTATGCGAGTAGGCAGATGCGTATATAACATGTGGATTTGGAGCAGgacatttacttttttttatttttgtgaaagcATCGCGATTTGAAATTATGCGAGTTTAATGGCCATAAAATGTATTCAAGTCAAATAATAGAACcgaacaaaattatttaaatttattcgCACCatataaaaacaattaaattttcttaccaaatttgtatttttttgttgttgaaatagATGCTTATGAGTGTACAAAGATAGCATTAAAATAGTCAATACCATCCAAAATTCAAGCATGAGAGACAGGAACAAATGCGTGATTCTTAAAAATAGACTCCCGCCTAAACAACTCAATgagaaacaataacaaaagagaaaaaaagaatagaagGCCTGTGCATCTCTTCGATTCGCACATCAACAAAACATTGACAGCACCAGTAACTCACCAAATCTATGCAGGTAGTAGTGTAACAACATAAGTTTTATTTCCCATGCAGATCCCTCATGCGTTGTCTCATAGTAGTTGTGTCTCTATTTCCTCTCATAATCAACCAGAAGTTTTGAAAACCCTATCTCATGATTAACAAATTATAATCACATTGGATATAATAAAGACCTTGGTTTATGTTGGATAAAACAATGTTTGGACATTATTGACTTGGACAATACAAAAAGTAGACCTTGTAAACTTTTCCCCCGAGTACGACTATGAGAGGGAAGATCATCTATGAGtgtcaataataataatattattattattaatattattagaCACTAAATAAAGAAGTGGGACAGCGATGGAAAAGAGCCCATAAATGATATAAGTTATAACAACCATGCTAATCATGGATTTTTGTACTAATGGAAAGATGCATAAATTATGTCGTTTTAATTGGTAGGTGATGGAGATAACTTAGAAGGCTTCACTGTAATCAtaactatttaaaaataaataaataaaattcaaggtATTGCTTTCAACATATCTTTCATAACAGcaaatttttgtaaatattttaagtcAAAACTTGTTTGTCCTAG
This window encodes:
- the LOC18790040 gene encoding ATP-dependent DNA helicase Q-like 5, which gives rise to MESSSDSDGSHISATPPRNTKLSRQRPPRPPPQPQPKPLEPKLKPKPKPALLPSHKSILRFRASSKSNPISEPKNPSSEPARPDPPPDPSPLLSPILPYQICRWPSDPSRAIPAVDSGDTLLAPQGRHFYKSPSFSKIRRTTINFDSFEVDEPSSSSSASKSQPKAENGGSDSSVPDWVPPEPKREVASGSGVSAIAVKKRFDLVGGNVPSVPVKFRKSGAEGNFVKLNLNRRKRKFVNRRGNSSSSGRRKFYRKGKRKLKSQGENEGETVGEEDELVTDAIVQQQNRKQDSKRPKFDSELFEEAVLAARHEPSDENLVKLLTLTYGYDSFRDGQLEAIKMVLEGKSTMLVLPTGAGKSLCYQLPSIILPGVTLVVSPLIALMIDQLKQLPHMIRGGLLSSSQRPEEASETIRLLQQGAIKVLLVSPERFLNAEFLSIFSATTVISLVVVDEAHCISEWSHNFRPSFMRLRASLLRAKLNVNCILAMTATATAMTLGSVMSALEIPPTNLIQKAILRDNLQLSVSLSRNRMKDLLMLIKSTSFTDVQSIIIYCKFQFETEMISRYLCDNNISAKSYHSGIPAKDRSRVQELFFTNKIRVVVATVAFGMGLDKRDIGAVIHYTLPESLEEYVQEIGRAGRDGRLSYCHLYFDEDTYFKLRSLMYSDGVDEYVVNKFLCQVFTSDESLHGKICSLVKETASRKFDMKEEVMLTLLTQLELGEVRYLHLLPELNVTCTLNFHKTSPVLLAGNDAVVAAILKKSETKQGQYVFDIPTVANSTGVTATILSNHLQNLKLKGEVTYEVKDQAYCYTIVEVPADLCSLSAHLTKWLSEVESCKVRKLDTMFNAAVFAVNACEKVQGCCDGQHTLSLQRNILQYFNEDDNSEVPNKMGKDSRFLRADIKVFLQSNSQAKFTPRAVARIMHGIASPSYPSTFWSKTHFWGRYTNIDFQVVMEAAKAELINFVRKDAV
- the LOC18792788 gene encoding uncharacterized protein LOC18792788 isoform X2, translating into MPPSPAMRCSPGREPRGNHHRRGRSFESGIFLKEKDEDLALFNEMQTREKEDFLLQSSDDLEDTFSTKLRQFSDLKLGIAIPTRGESSDLLNVEGEKNDYDWLLTPPDTPLFPSLDNEPPPVNAPQRGRPRSQPITISRSSTMEKSYRSSRGSASPNRLSPSPRSGNSSFQSRGRPSPVRHSSPTPSLRPATPSRRPSTPSQRPSTPPSKSPTPAPRSSTPTPRRMSTGSSSTVASPGIRGTSPVKTSRGNSASPKIRAWQTNIPGFSSDAPPNLRTSLADRPATYVRGSSPASRNGRDHSSNYRRQSMSPTASRSVSSSHSHDRDPFSSHSKCSIASSGDDDVDSLQSLPVGSLDRSTSRRVAAFSNNRAVAFSKRPAKTVSSSSAPKRSFDSALRQMDHRKSPQMFRPLLSSVPSSTFYVGKASSVHRPLISRNSSVTTSSNASSDLGTSVAPDTEGSDHNQDDVASESEKVPYSDVHEEVFGFDKMDAVNEETRHDIHDGPHDLHQGDFNRGTAVEGGAAHSEDYGRPNVIMDVSPTSEDSHVKGDFSEIDSLDTEPCPKCGHRFYVSDQVERNIRFCPECSRKDKLLSVLIPEITVVPENSTPLSVKILEEEKLLDAMETMMVVPGSPQVSDLGKPQSSQGEENVDPGQTICSEKFPNCLQEKSLVRPVVEGVEDGLANQQEVDSQTVGCGLPNSDIGGQNLHHSNNYRNMRVEISEGAGISILLKRTSSSKGAVVQGRTFTATTIPYEDVSYARDSSNSMRSSIGHGSFSASSSVDFGSARQTEIRVQRQLSGKKSDMENHRHDTNIKPQSIASNSCGDSNHAHQALGLSSNTHDDDIEVAGGILECDVAEVTHITSQERLLASECTDADATTTSTRTTVVEEDDTEFNSSSRRVDTSNSELSSHAVSSPLEDNWVAKFPICENGASNAHGEELQNNARSSTDVEVVTPEPSFEEENTNFNSTLDGLDVEEIATHSSLVTVSVSEIETEKCHQTYLCSLNDDASLESRSTLEEFQEPSVPIPSDSDLTSSVPETNNTTNAYGILEESTVMVECRGRRKTKSLTLEEATDTILFCSSLVHDLAYEAAAIAMEKESPVPLEGLQPTVTVLGKSNPERKEPRGRTVARRTSKPRKSRQKWVETDAEPPVSKTENDENVDESMQRNVGLPNKVDGMKPPKLESKCNCTIM
- the LOC18792788 gene encoding uncharacterized protein LOC18792788 isoform X1, which codes for MPPSPAMRCSPGREPRGNHHRRGRSFESGIFLKEKDEDLALFNEMQTREKEDFLLQSSDDLEDTFSTKLRQFSDLKLGIAIPTRGESSDLLNVEGEKNDYDWLLTPPDTPLFPSLDNEPPPVNAPQRGRPRSQPITISRSSTMEKSYRSSRGSASPNRLSPSPRSGNSSFQSRGRPSPVRHSSPTPSLRPATPSRRPSTPSQRPSTPPSKSPTPAPRSSTPTPRRMSTGSSSTVASPGIRGTSPVKTSRGNSASPKIRAWQTNIPGFSSDAPPNLRTSLADRPATYVRGSSPASRNGRDHSSNYRRQSMSPTASRSVSSSHSHDRDPFSSHSKCSIASSGDDDVDSLQSLPVGSLDRSTSRRVAAFSNNRAVAFSKRPAKTVSSSSAPKRSFDSALRQMDHRKSPQMFRPLLSSVPSSTFYVGKASSVHRPLISRNSSVTTSSNASSDLGTSVAPDTEGSDHNQDDVASESEKVPYSDVHEEVFGFDKMDAVNEETRHDIHDGPHDLHQGDFNRGTAVEGGAAHSEDYGRPNVIMDVSPTSEDSHVKGDFSEIDSLDTEPCPKCGHRFYVSDQVERNIRFCPECSRKDKLLSVLIPEITVVPENSTPLSVKILEEEKLLDAMETMMVVPGSPQVSDLGKPQSSQGEENVDPGQTICSEKFPNCLQEKSLVRPVVEGVEDGLANQQEVDSQTVGCGLPNSDIGGQNLHHSNNYRNMRVEISEGAGISILLKRTSSSKGAVVQGRTFTATTIPYEDVSYARDSSNSMRSSIGHGSFSASSSVDFGSARQTEIRVQRQLSGKKSDMENHRHDTNIKPQSIASNSCGDSNHAHQALGLSSNTHDDDIEVAGGILECDVAEVTHITSQERLLASECTDADATTTSTRTTVVEEDDTEFNSSSRRVDTSNSELSSHAVSSPLEDNWVAKFPICENGASNAHGEELQNNARSSTDVEVVTPEPSFEEENTNFNSTLDGLDVEEIATHSSLVTVSVSEIETEKCHQTYLCSLNDDASLESRSTLEEFQEPSVPIPSDSDLTSSVPETNNTTNAYGILEEESTVMVECRGRRKTKSLTLEEATDTILFCSSLVHDLAYEAAAIAMEKESPVPLEGLQPTVTVLGKSNPERKEPRGRTVARRTSKPRKSRQKWVETDAEPPVSKTENDENVDESMQRNVGLPNKVDGMKPPKLESKCNCTIM